The following are encoded in a window of Chitinivibrionales bacterium genomic DNA:
- the rplS gene encoding 50S ribosomal protein L19, with product MQETINQVEKEYTQANRPDFDSGDSVRVSMRIREGNKERVQTFQGTVIQRRGSGTGKTFTVRKSSRGIYVEKIFPLYSPLITDIQILTRGKTRRAKLYYLRGRTGKATRIKESK from the coding sequence GTGCAGGAAACAATAAACCAAGTCGAAAAAGAGTACACGCAGGCAAACCGGCCTGATTTTGATTCCGGTGACTCTGTCCGTGTTTCCATGCGAATCCGCGAAGGAAATAAAGAACGTGTCCAAACCTTTCAGGGAACAGTCATTCAACGGCGAGGAAGCGGAACAGGAAAAACATTTACCGTCAGAAAATCATCCCGCGGTATTTATGTCGAAAAGATTTTTCCTCTTTATTCTCCGCTCATTACCGATATTCAGATCCTTACTCGCGGGAAAACAAGACGGGCCAAACTCTACTATCTCAGAGGCCGAACCGGAAAAGCGACAAGAATCAAGGAAAGCAAATAA
- the trmD gene encoding tRNA (guanosine(37)-N1)-methyltransferase TrmD — protein MFFEILTLFPSMFDGVFSDSILKRALDKGAITINIENIRNYAHDRHKTVDDYPYGGSSGMVLKPEPLAGAIRASKKKQETRSPLVVFFTPQGERLTHELCRKFTRKQAIILLCGRYKGIDQRIRNTYVDREISIGDFVLSGGEIPAMVFIDAITRLLPGVLGNEISPTEDSHYNGLLGMPHYTRPEEFGGMKVPEVLLSGNHAKIREWQEEQARELTRRKRKDLWTRFHEEKDEE, from the coding sequence ATGTTCTTTGAAATATTAACGCTTTTTCCGTCCATGTTCGATGGTGTTTTTTCAGACAGCATACTCAAGCGGGCTCTGGATAAAGGGGCTATTACAATCAATATTGAAAATATTCGTAATTATGCGCATGACCGCCATAAAACAGTCGATGATTATCCGTATGGAGGAAGCTCAGGGATGGTTTTGAAACCCGAACCTCTGGCCGGGGCAATCAGGGCAAGTAAAAAAAAGCAGGAAACTCGTTCTCCGCTTGTAGTATTTTTTACTCCTCAGGGAGAACGGCTGACCCATGAATTATGCCGTAAATTTACCCGGAAACAGGCCATCATTCTACTCTGTGGCCGATATAAGGGTATCGATCAGAGAATACGGAATACCTATGTTGACCGTGAAATATCAATCGGCGACTTTGTTCTTTCGGGCGGAGAAATACCGGCAATGGTCTTTATCGATGCCATAACTCGGTTACTTCCGGGGGTACTCGGCAACGAAATTAGCCCGACCGAAGATTCTCATTACAATGGTCTGCTCGGGATGCCTCATTATACCCGTCCCGAAGAGTTTGGAGGCATGAAAGTGCCGGAAGTGCTTTTAAGCGGAAATCATGCCAAAATCAGAGAATGGCAGGAAGAACAGGCCAGGGAACTGACACGCCGGAAAAGAAAAGATCTTTGGACCCGCTTTCATGAAGAAAAAGATGAAGAATAA
- the rimM gene encoding 16S rRNA processing protein RimM: MPSPQNSGYDPGIAAIGRIRKPVGLKGMCYVSAFGSALETLPLPCEVIIDRQGTGRFSVILETIFRNPKGFSCKFKGFDDREQTEKLRDGLILIREKELPQLPENEYYHFELEGMQVIGATGNKYVGTIKEVLNFPTTDALEIIKSDNSTAIIPLNKEAVKKIDKDNRKILVDNSLLEDLL, encoded by the coding sequence ATGCCCTCGCCGCAAAATAGCGGCTATGATCCCGGCATTGCAGCAATCGGCCGCATTCGAAAACCAGTCGGATTAAAAGGCATGTGTTATGTCAGTGCCTTTGGCTCTGCTCTGGAAACGCTTCCTTTGCCCTGTGAAGTTATTATTGACCGGCAAGGGACAGGAAGATTTTCGGTAATACTCGAAACTATTTTCAGAAATCCCAAAGGTTTCAGCTGCAAGTTCAAAGGTTTCGACGACCGGGAACAGACAGAAAAGTTACGGGATGGGTTGATCCTTATACGAGAAAAGGAACTTCCCCAACTACCCGAAAATGAATATTATCACTTTGAGCTTGAAGGTATGCAGGTAATTGGGGCAACCGGAAACAAGTATGTCGGAACGATAAAAGAGGTATTAAATTTTCCGACAACCGATGCTCTTGAGATAATAAAAAGCGATAATTCAACAGCGATAATTCCACTGAATAAAGAAGCTGTAAAAAAAATAGATAAAGATAACAGAAAAATTCTGGTAGATAACTCATTACTTGAAGATTTGCTTTAA
- the rpsP gene encoding 30S ribosomal protein S16, producing MAVKIRLARSGRKGLARYRIVATDSKMPRDGRFLETLGTYNPEANPKEFMLKTERIAHWVKQGALPTATVNSLMKQDNFYQKMEALDRGLAPESLDLQRKPERKRKPKNRDKKAKSE from the coding sequence TTGGCAGTAAAAATTCGTTTAGCTCGATCCGGCAGGAAAGGCCTTGCCCGCTACCGTATTGTTGCGACCGACAGTAAAATGCCCCGTGACGGCCGATTCCTTGAAACGCTGGGAACATATAATCCCGAAGCAAACCCCAAGGAATTTATGCTGAAAACCGAAAGGATTGCCCACTGGGTAAAACAGGGTGCTCTGCCGACGGCAACGGTGAATAGCTTGATGAAGCAGGATAATTTTTATCAGAAGATGGAGGCTCTGGATCGTGGACTCGCGCCCGAAAGCCTCGACCTTCAAAGAAAACCTGAACGCAAGCGAAAACCCAAAAATAGAGACAAAAAAGCTAAGAGTGAATAA
- a CDS encoding signal recognition particle protein, which produces MFEELSGRFDSIFKKLKARGRLTDENIAEAMREVKRALLEADVNYRVVKRFISDVEQKAVGTEALRGIAPGQQFVKIVNDELTQLMGGDAQPAKYHTNRLNIIMVAGLQGSGKTTSCAKLGLHFRKQGHRPLLIACDTYRAAAIDQLESLGKSLNIPTYVDREKKPLDIAKNGLHHAKQEGCTLAIIDTAGRLHIDAEMMAELRNLRKEIKPDEIFFVADAMTGQDAVTAATEFHKETSFNGVILTKMDGDARGGAALSILNVTGVPIRFVGTSEKPDGLEIFHPERMASRILGMGDIVSLVEKAQESFDEEKSRKLEKKLRKNSFTLQDFLEQLNQIKKMGPLGDLLSMMPGVGSQLKDAEIDNNALKRTEAIIQSMTKEERRKPSVIDGRRKRRISAGSGTTVQEVNRFLKQFDSMKSMMKRMNKISSKHGQGAALRNLLSS; this is translated from the coding sequence ATGTTTGAAGAATTATCCGGAAGATTCGATTCTATATTTAAAAAACTAAAAGCCCGTGGCCGGCTTACCGACGAAAACATTGCCGAAGCGATGCGCGAGGTTAAACGTGCGCTTCTTGAGGCTGATGTTAATTATCGGGTGGTGAAAAGGTTCATCTCCGATGTCGAACAGAAGGCTGTCGGAACCGAAGCTCTGCGGGGAATCGCACCAGGGCAGCAATTTGTCAAAATTGTTAATGATGAGCTGACACAGCTTATGGGTGGCGATGCTCAACCGGCAAAATATCATACTAACCGGTTAAACATTATCATGGTAGCCGGCCTTCAGGGCTCCGGAAAAACGACCTCCTGTGCCAAACTTGGACTTCATTTCCGTAAGCAGGGGCACCGCCCACTTCTCATCGCCTGCGACACCTATCGTGCGGCGGCTATCGATCAGCTCGAATCTCTTGGAAAATCCCTGAATATCCCCACCTATGTTGACCGTGAAAAAAAACCCCTTGATATCGCAAAAAATGGGCTACATCATGCAAAACAGGAAGGATGTACCCTTGCAATAATCGATACTGCCGGCCGGTTACATATCGATGCCGAAATGATGGCCGAACTCCGGAACCTTCGTAAAGAAATCAAACCGGATGAAATCTTTTTTGTAGCAGATGCCATGACAGGGCAGGATGCGGTCACGGCGGCAACCGAATTTCATAAGGAAACCAGTTTTAACGGTGTTATTCTTACAAAAATGGATGGCGATGCACGCGGTGGCGCCGCCTTGTCTATTCTCAATGTCACCGGTGTACCGATCCGATTTGTCGGAACAAGTGAAAAACCTGATGGCCTCGAGATATTTCATCCCGAACGAATGGCATCCCGTATCCTCGGAATGGGTGATATCGTTTCACTGGTGGAAAAAGCTCAGGAATCCTTTGATGAAGAAAAAAGCAGGAAACTTGAGAAAAAACTCAGAAAAAATAGTTTCACCCTCCAGGATTTTCTTGAGCAGCTTAATCAGATTAAAAAAATGGGCCCTCTTGGCGATCTGCTCTCCATGATGCCGGGAGTCGGCTCACAGTTGAAAGATGCAGAAATAGACAACAATGCACTCAAGAGAACGGAAGCGATAATACAATCGATGACAAAAGAGGAGCGCCGGAAACCGTCAGTTATTGACGGCAGGAGAAAGCGCCGAATTTCGGCCGGGAGCGGAACGACAGTCCAGGAAGTAAATCGTTTTTTAAAACAGTTCGATTCTATGAAATCGATGATGAAACGAATGAACAAAATAAGTTCCAAACACGGTCAAGGAGCGGCCCTTCGCAATCTCCTGTCATCGTAA